One Littorina saxatilis isolate snail1 linkage group LG12, US_GU_Lsax_2.0, whole genome shotgun sequence genomic region harbors:
- the LOC138981442 gene encoding uncharacterized protein encodes MALAPGQEPAGTSSTSTSISGIPVTRPQKELLNINSVMETFINTLEQRGVTVEQSTLHTDNITVTAGDAETGRQCLRSVIYTETLTLDGQQGMPSALQGLIDRFPSQMAYDVDASQNKVDVAFLEEISGEVLPVLQELKTPRQCVPLPDYLAGFLRGNLQNIRAYFSSQLSGGVDVGLDVHEDSQGRCFLRYRCEPDRDSAIRKVLTSMLPLFWFKQVTASRALGLFLTNSDAGKQRVKAIEDKRRCKINVEATTEHLLLTSRSPQGHRVMLCEGNMAASESDVIVLPLAEGQQEWPPVHRCILERALMDSSVGKYRPRVGLPPKKMTLSLVCQLPTGQNQRAIIMYIPAGDHDQFAQLVSQAVKEALNTARDARIGLCLPLKIRDDTSVEDTWRVLLQSIVDNCDTNYPLSMVKVYVDPGTECPDMKEFFGQNKWTFDAGEQDFMDRVNVVIGDIFDAKLIQADAVVNSTDPGLKHTQGQVSKLLLEKAGPSLTSQRKALFPGGIQNQVIAITDAFNLQQFKHVFHVVLEQLLWDASHEETLLEGLRSRVEACLRMASVLGLKSIAFPALATGNLRYPANKEAKTVLQTTKDFFAHMPHSSLQHVTFVCYDKNMDVAKIFKAEETAYRYARRSSPACVEECRYTVSKRQVQVIKGDPLSHLCTADLLIIADPPAKGTAEQYREGAKQGCSVHPVKPEGKLANKIRDIVQSSLHRSVQINLDTFDARHVDDVVSGAERGLSSARNVHILIIVVSSSQTLTQICNKSSRNRDSQPPAPAAIPFNASDRATVGICGELDGVTAAASEVKNTDVPEDYKEAETHNVHPVFLDQREESESASGGQTQGGTGRDGAATSARQQDEECATTIPPGVEFPQLMQLAEAMKAGQVSVNLKLSATGFNRITTNRGNLPLANRIIQETIARWPGATAPQATHPDQPVSSPQTGDGQTMDFTQSAGSDTIRAAIQSTKATSSWGFDKNVTPSGDQVDSTATQDPHPDNGFSLLDTPTDAGTDTTGDSSAASKQPGQTDDESFDVISGASADENSKASTPGTADVAGRSSHPFDTQSLRTEIVQLTSEQFSMLEQSYDSRAEEIEADVSLLPDEKKVVISAGDYRSLERATHKVKVKAGKVRPRSKERADERSARARLNLGTIAQSANPVPTNPPIQMTTYSMTQHPTSDDSTRTAMENPTASGQLHDAQGEVRDSHAGQPASRKD; translated from the exons ATGGCATTAGCACCGGGGCAGGAGCCCGCTGGTACGTCAAGCACTTCCACAAGCATCAGTGGGATACCAGTCACAAGGCCACAGAAAGAGCTGCTGAACATCAACAGTGTGATGGAGACGTTCATCAACACCTTAGAGCAGCGTGGCGTCACTGTCGAGCAGAGTACCCTGCACACCGACAACATCACGGTCACTGCCGGCGATGCAGAGACGGGCAGGCAGTGCTTGCGATCAGTCATCTACACTGAGACTCTCACGTTGGACGGCCAGCAAGGGATGCCTTCCGCACTGCAAGGCCTCATCGACAGGTTTCCTTCCCAGATGGCGTATGATGTGGACGCCAGCCAGAACAAGGTGGACGTTGCCTTCCTGGAGGAGATCAGTGGAGAGGTCCTGCCCGTCCTGCAAGAGCTGAAAACACCACGACAGTGTGTCCCACTGCCTGACTACCTGGCCGGCTTCTTACGGGGCAATCTTCAGAACATCAGGGCGTATTTCAGCAGCCAGCTCAGTGGCGGTGTTGATGTGGGTCTTGACGTCCACGAAGACTCACAAGGTCGGTGTTTTCTCCGGTATAGATGCGAGCCAGACCGCGACTCTGCGATTCGGAAAGTTCTGACAAGCATGCTGCCTCTCTTCTGGTTCAAGCAGGTGACCGCCAGCCGCGCGCTGGGGCTTTTCCTAACGAATTCGGATGCCGGGAAGCAGCGTGTCAAGGCTATTGAAGATAAACGCCGTTGTAAAATCAACGTGGAGGCCACCACTGAGCACCTGCTGCTGACATCAAGGTCACCCCAAGGTCATCGGGTGATGCTGTGTGAAGGCAACATGGCGGCCTCGGAGTCTGACGTCATCGTGCTTCCACTGGCCGAGGGACAGCAGGAGTGGCCACCCGTTCATCGGTGTATTCTGGAGAGAG CCTTAATGGACAGCAGTGTCGGCAAATACAGACCACGGGTGGGGCTCCCTCCAAAGAAGATGACACTCAGCCTGGTGTGCCAGTTACCCACGGGACAGAACCAGAGAGCCATCATCATGTACATCCCTGCTGGAGACCACGATCAGTTCGCTCAACTCGTCTCCCAGGCCGTCAAGGAAGCCCTGAACACCGCTAGAGATGCGAG GATTGGGCTTTGTCTTCCGCTGAAAATCCGTGATGACACAAGCGTGGAAGATACCTGGCGTGTTCTACTGCAGTCTATCGTGGACAATTGTGACACCAACTATCCACTGAGCATGGTCAAGGTTTACGTGGATCCTGGCACGGAATGTCCAGACATGAAAGAGTTCTTTGGACAAAACAAATGGACGTTTGATGCTGGCGAGCAAG ATTTCATGGATCGGGTGAATGTCGTGATTGGCGACATCTTTGATGCCAAG CTTATTCAAGCGGACGCAGTAGTCAACTCCACGGATCCTGGGCTGAAGCACACCCAAGGTCAAGTGTCCAAGCTGCTGCTAGAAAAAGCCGGTCCATCTCTGACAAGCCAACGCAAAGCACTTTTTCCTGGCGGTATTCAGAACCAAGTGATTGCTATCACCGACGCTTTCAATCTTCAGCAGTTCAAGCACGTCTTTCACGTCGTGCTCGAGCAGCTGTTATGGGATGCAAGC CATGAAGAGACCTTACTAGAGGGTCTCAGAAGCCGGGTGGAGGCCTGCCTGCGTATGGCCAGCGTGCTAGGGCTGAAGAGCATTGCCTTCCCCGCACTGGCCACCGGGAATCTAAGATATCCTGCGAACAAAGAGGCCAAGACAGTTCTGCAGACCACCAAGGACTTCTTCGCTCACATGCCGCACTCTTCACTCCAACACGTCACCTTTGTCTGCTACGACAAAAACATGGATGTTGCCAAG ATCTTCAAAGCTGAGGAAACTGCGTACAGGTACGCCAGACGCAGCTCGCCTGCTTGTGTTGAAG AGTGTCGGTACACTGTGAGCAAACGTCAGGTACAGGTGATTAAAGGTGACCCTCTGTCTCACCTATGCACAGCAGACCTCCTGATAATTGCTGACCCACCTGCCAAAG GAACGGCGGAGCAGTATCGCGAGGGGGCGAAACAAGGCTGCAGTGTGCACCCCGTGAAACCTGAGGGCAAGCTAGCAAACAAGATCCGGGACATTGTGCAGAGTTCCTTGCATCGCTCTGTACAGATCAATCTGGATACTTTTG ACGCACGTCATGTGGACGACGTGGTGAGCGGGGCAGAGAGGGGGTTGTCATCGGCCCGCAATGTCCACATCCTCATCATCGTCGTTTCGTCATCGCAAACCCTCACACAGATTTGCA ACAAGTCCTCCCGGAACAGAGACAGCCAGCCCCCAGCCCCTGCAGCTATACCGTTCAATGCCTCAGACCGTGCGACCGTCGGTATCTGTGGAGAGTTGGATGGTGTTACGGCTGCAGCATCAGAG GTGAAGAACACTGACGTTCCAGAAGATTACAAGGAGGCAGAGACCCACAACGTACACCCCGTTTTCCTTGATCAACGGG AAGAATCGGAATCTGCTTCTGGTGGACAGACGCAAGGAGGGACCGGCCGAGATGGTGCTGCTACGAGTGCAAGACAGCAG GACGAAGAGTGTGCGACGACCATACCACCAGGAGTGGAGTTCCCGCAGCTCATGCAACTGGCGGAGGCTATGAAAGCAGGACAAGTGTCTGTCAACTTGAAACTCTCTGCAACAGGGTTTAATCGGATCACAACCAACCGTGGCAATCTTCCCCTTGCTAATCGTATCATCCAGGAAACGATAGCTAGGTGGCCAGGGGCAACTGCTCCACAAGCCACCCACCCTGACCAGCCAGTGTCCAGCCCACAGACAGGGGACGGTCAAACGATGGACTTTACACAGAGCGCCGGCAGTGACACCATCCGTGCTGCAATCCAGTCCACCAAGGCTACGTCCAGCTGGGGGTTTGATAAGAACGTGACGCCAAGCGGAGACCAGGTCGACAGCACCGCTACCCAGGACCCGCACCCTGATAACGGCTTCTCCCTGCTTGACACGCCGACTGATGCTGGCACCGATACAACGGGAGATTCAAGCGCAGCCTCCAAACAGCCCGGTCAAACTGATGACGAGAGTTTTGACGTGATATCGGGAGCTTCGGCAGATGAGAATTCCAAAGCAAGCACTCCGGGAACCGCAGATGTCGCAGGGCGAAGCAGCCATCCTTTTGATACGCAGTCGTTGCGAACGGAGATCGTGCAACTCACGTCAGAGCAGTTTTCCATGTTAGAGCAGTCATATGACAGCAGAGCCGAGGAGATAGAAGCCGATGTCAGTCTTCTACCTGACGAGAAGAAGGTTGTCATCTCAGCCGGAGACTACAGATCGCTGGAGAGAGCCACGCACAAGGTGAAGGTCAAGGCCGGGAAGGTCAGACCGAGGAGCAAGGAAAGAGCGGACGAGAGGTCAGCGAGGGCAAGACTCAACCTTGGAACCATTGCGCAGTCCGCGAACCCAGTGCCAACAAACCCGCCCATCCAGATGACGACCTACTCCATGACCCAGCACCCCACTTCCGATGACTCAACCAGAACAGCCATGGAAAACCCGACGGCCTCTGGTCAGTTGCATGACGCTCAGGGAGAGGTACGGGATTCCCACGCAGGGCAACCCGCCAGCCGCAAAGATTAA